A single genomic interval of Zobellia nedashkovskayae harbors:
- a CDS encoding cob(I)yrinic acid a,c-diamide adenosyltransferase: MKIYTKTGDKGTTALIGGTRVKKHHVRIESYGTVDELNSWLGLVRDQKIDSRSKEVLTKIQEKLFVVGAILATDPEKAILKNGKKRLNIPEIKAKDIELLEKEIDIMDEALPQMTHFILPGGHTTVSYCHISRTVCRRAERMSTLLYENEPFNENVLLFLNRLSDYLFVLARKLSENLQAEEIKWIPENTEKDN, encoded by the coding sequence ATGAAAATATACACCAAAACAGGTGATAAAGGTACTACCGCTCTAATTGGGGGTACTCGGGTAAAAAAACACCATGTAAGAATAGAAAGTTATGGTACGGTAGACGAACTAAACTCTTGGTTAGGCCTAGTTAGAGATCAAAAGATAGATAGTAGGTCTAAGGAGGTTTTGACCAAAATACAAGAGAAATTATTTGTTGTAGGTGCAATCTTGGCGACTGACCCAGAGAAAGCTATCCTTAAAAATGGAAAGAAACGTCTGAATATTCCTGAAATTAAGGCAAAGGATATTGAATTGCTTGAAAAAGAAATTGATATAATGGATGAAGCTTTGCCCCAAATGACTCACTTTATTCTTCCTGGCGGACACACAACAGTGTCATATTGTCACATTTCCAGAACTGTTTGTCGTAGAGCGGAGCGTATGAGCACACTTCTGTACGAAAATGAACCCTTTAACGAGAACGTACTGTTATTTTTGAACAGACTCTCCGACTATTTGTTTGTACTGGCACGAAAATTGTCAGAAAACTTACAAGCGGAAGAAATAAAATGGATTCCAGAGAATACAGAAAAAGACAACTAG
- a CDS encoding DUF2795 domain-containing protein codes for MYWTLELASYLSDAPWPATKDELIDYSIRTGAPLEVVENLQSMEEEGGEIYESIEEIWPDYPTEEDYLWNEDEY; via the coding sequence ATGTATTGGACATTAGAACTAGCATCATATTTAAGTGATGCACCCTGGCCGGCAACAAAAGACGAATTGATAGATTACTCAATCCGTACAGGCGCGCCTCTAGAGGTCGTCGAAAACCTTCAGTCTATGGAAGAAGAAGGTGGTGAGATTTACGAATCCATCGAAGAAATCTGGCCAGACTACCCAACAGAAGAAGATTATCTCTGGAACGAGGACGAATATTAA